The following proteins come from a genomic window of Candidatus Poribacteria bacterium:
- a CDS encoding phage Gp37/Gp68 family protein, giving the protein MATQFSKIEWTESTWNPVRGCTRVSEGCRFCYAERIAARFSGKGMAYEGFAENTKAGPQWTREVRLIPELLNEPLKWKKPRRIFVNSMSDLFHEKIEFADIQKIFSVMEKAHWHQFQVLTKRSERLLKFSPELPWSPNVWMGVSVEDNSVVHRIDELRQTGAQIKFLSLEPLLGALPNLALEGIDWVIVGGESGPGARRMEKEWVIDIRDQCADANVLFFFKQWGGRRKSKTGRELDGQTYDEMPA; this is encoded by the coding sequence ATGGCAACTCAATTCTCAAAAATAGAGTGGACAGAATCTACGTGGAATCCAGTGCGCGGGTGCACCCGTGTCTCAGAGGGGTGTCGGTTCTGTTACGCCGAACGGATAGCAGCGCGATTTTCAGGCAAGGGCATGGCTTACGAAGGTTTTGCTGAGAATACCAAAGCAGGACCACAGTGGACAAGAGAGGTCCGCCTTATCCCGGAACTGCTTAACGAACCGCTGAAGTGGAAAAAACCGCGTCGAATCTTCGTCAACTCTATGAGCGACCTGTTTCATGAAAAAATTGAATTCGCTGATATTCAAAAAATCTTTTCTGTGATGGAAAAGGCGCATTGGCACCAATTCCAAGTCTTAACAAAGCGATCGGAACGACTGCTCAAATTCAGCCCGGAATTGCCGTGGTCCCCGAATGTCTGGATGGGAGTCAGCGTTGAAGACAATAGCGTGGTACATCGAATTGATGAACTTAGGCAGACTGGTGCACAGATCAAATTCCTCTCACTTGAACCCCTATTGGGGGCTCTCCCGAATTTAGCGTTAGAAGGGATAGATTGGGTCATTGTGGGTGGGGAATCCGGCCCCGGCGCACGCCGAATGGAGAAAGAATGGGTTATTGACATTCGCGACCAGTGTGCGGATGCCAACGTGCTATTTTTCTTTAAGCAGTGGGGTGGCAGACGTAAATCGAAAACCGGACGGGAGTTGGACGGGCAGACTTATGATGAGATGCCGGCTTGA
- a CDS encoding phytanoyl-CoA dioxygenase family protein: MSPDLIARKIKKMEFVQLTDAQRAAFEENGYLIVRSVLDSDMIDRLTEVGDRLMASFEYNGYYAHKRDGLVQEPVFAELTSQTKAIPLVIQLLGTNIHITNTALIYKHPQPAENLESCGWHRDAGIFLDLGYKNCPRVGLKVGYCLTDFTVPNSGGTLFVPKSHLSDEPLGIPKGKIDPIEPYDEPVLRAGDAFFFENRIYHTAGVNFTEQVAKVVIYGYHYTWLKPEPYLLYYNDELQPEEKVMESLDDLGRQFLGGGGGAAAEWAAGHNLQFEEVPHVVTI; this comes from the coding sequence ATGTCGCCTGATTTAATCGCAAGGAAAATTAAAAAAATGGAATTTGTCCAGTTGACAGACGCACAGCGTGCGGCATTTGAGGAGAACGGATACCTCATCGTGCGGTCGGTCCTTGATAGCGACATGATAGATCGTTTAACCGAGGTAGGCGACCGGCTCATGGCATCGTTTGAGTATAACGGCTACTATGCCCATAAGCGGGACGGTTTGGTGCAGGAGCCCGTCTTCGCGGAACTAACATCGCAGACAAAAGCGATTCCCTTGGTGATTCAACTGCTCGGCACAAATATCCATATCACGAATACTGCGCTCATCTACAAACATCCACAACCCGCTGAGAACCTTGAAAGCTGTGGATGGCATCGAGATGCGGGTATATTTTTAGACCTCGGATACAAAAATTGCCCGCGCGTCGGCTTGAAAGTCGGGTACTGCTTAACGGATTTTACCGTGCCGAATTCCGGTGGGACGTTGTTCGTTCCAAAAAGCCACCTATCGGACGAACCGTTGGGTATCCCTAAGGGCAAAATCGATCCAATTGAACCTTATGATGAACCTGTCTTGCGTGCAGGCGATGCGTTTTTCTTTGAAAATCGTATCTATCATACCGCCGGTGTCAACTTTACAGAACAGGTCGCTAAAGTTGTTATCTACGGATATCACTATACATGGCTCAAACCGGAACCCTATCTACTCTACTACAACGACGAGTTGCAACCTGAAGAGAAGGTGATGGAGAGTCTTGACGATCTCGGCAGGCAATTTCTTGGTGGCGGCGGGGGTGCCGCGGCGGAGTGGGCAGCAGGGCATAACCTGCAGTTTGAGGAAGTCCCACACGTCGTGACAATTTAG
- a CDS encoding carbohydrate binding family 9 domain-containing protein, with protein MLLFPTFHYNFERIVFIGTVLLILLCTPLHSSAQDDTSTNSPPVLTAAKLTGTPPRIDGNLDEDVWEHAPVATGFVQLVPDEGSPASERTEVRVLYGNDVLYVAFRAFDTDPSAIEGQLTRRDQESFSAWVHVAIDSYNDKRTAFQFGVNLKGVTPLGFNALRCLVAGASTYRSYWGVQPRR; from the coding sequence ATGCTTCTATTCCCTACTTTCCATTACAACTTTGAACGTATTGTATTCATCGGGACAGTCCTTTTAATTCTATTATGTACCCCCCTTCATAGCTCGGCACAAGACGATACTTCCACAAATTCCCCGCCAGTGCTGACAGCCGCGAAACTAACAGGCACACCACCCCGCATAGATGGCAACCTCGACGAAGATGTGTGGGAACACGCACCCGTTGCAACAGGTTTCGTGCAGCTAGTGCCAGATGAGGGTTCGCCAGCCTCCGAACGCACTGAAGTCCGCGTCCTATACGGCAACGATGTACTCTATGTAGCATTCCGCGCCTTCGACACAGATCCGAGTGCAATCGAAGGGCAGCTCACACGACGCGACCAGGAATCCTTCTCCGCGTGGGTCCATGTCGCAATCGACTCATACAACGATAAGCGGACCGCGTTTCAGTTCGGTGTGAACCTCAAAGGTGTCACACCGCTTGGGTTCAACGCTCTTCGTTGTCTGGTCGCAGGGGCGTCAACATATCGATCTTATTGGGGAGTTCAACCTCGACGATGA
- a CDS encoding T9SS type A sorting domain-containing protein, translated as MNIFTKWLSTGIAVNNQHCPASPHAACVAVIQRLEWKDEKMEGEAPLNLPTFQPSNQKLKVESQWLIANTLIAIFCSVMFALPAKGDQIPIAVSGEPRATLQVGANASEQEKFAATEIQSFIQQFTGAELDIRTNRQQTETQTVIVLGTPKSNPTIAGLQANVELTLAQELGDEGYRIKTVEVGTEIVIVVTAHTERGVIYGAYAFIENCITALTGLKPVHAELPVAKAQALLVPFMNETSSPFYPVRAVLEIEDPDWLARHRINMSGGEGVWTGTGIEDGFGTAFKYVDTPAFEALQDEPIGQRRERIAGLQNRFNALKRRGIDAYLFMYVTGEPTEALIRQRPDVLGPTVLYGASRNEVSYRPFCWSKPAFHTLARELIQTIVRTYPTLAGFHLRSWGHETRACNCPDCGDRTEQGQAKLWQVYFTIINAAREVRPDFKFYISGYDSSWLKDAAGVYARQLPKGTIFSRKWGADGEPVASAGVPIPQVRALGEIGHRFIVLSHEVEEVMPFWMLESDLFVQGVRQLANNPEVAGLGGFTVQGATQGLGYLDRLVSASLNWDINLDHYQLLRNELIARYGAEAAPHILNALRVNGWNMASYFTDYAGSLTVGGTYGSGSAGLATRFWTLIGPRAVEDTLAIPELDIAKLAVNRFTALLAPQQQAANEIREASEISEPFDLEATEDLRDAVRLMELWVLFFESRAKLVEAIALGYEPGTEEAIRSKITSAIEFSKSIQPHIKGIEEFIPLFGYSHRTIEAELLSTLNAEVAWLTSFDYKTLQKHDEGFSPEETPFRIWDVHNYPNPLKEETTFTYQLSLDADEVSITIYAISGRVVNVLKEASGNEGYNEFMWDARDADGILLANGVYFFRIRAVVGDQTAQTLGRLAVLR; from the coding sequence GTGAACATCTTCACTAAATGGCTATCGACGGGGATAGCGGTCAACAATCAGCATTGTCCCGCAAGCCCACACGCGGCTTGCGTCGCAGTCATCCAGAGACTGGAATGGAAGGATGAAAAAATGGAAGGAGAGGCGCCCCTCAACCTTCCAACCTTCCAACCTTCCAACCAAAAGCTGAAAGTCGAAAGCCAATGGCTAATAGCCAATACGCTGATCGCTATCTTCTGTAGTGTGATGTTCGCTCTACCAGCGAAGGGCGATCAAATTCCGATTGCGGTGTCCGGTGAACCGAGAGCGACACTGCAAGTTGGCGCGAACGCCTCGGAACAGGAAAAGTTCGCAGCTACCGAAATCCAATCCTTTATTCAACAATTCACAGGTGCCGAACTCGACATCCGTACCAATCGTCAACAAACAGAAACCCAAACGGTGATTGTGCTCGGCACCCCAAAGTCGAATCCAACGATTGCAGGACTGCAGGCAAACGTAGAATTGACTTTGGCACAGGAGCTTGGAGATGAAGGCTATCGTATCAAAACGGTGGAGGTCGGCACAGAAATCGTCATTGTTGTGACGGCGCACACCGAGAGAGGCGTGATTTATGGGGCGTACGCCTTCATTGAAAACTGTATTACGGCATTGACGGGTTTGAAGCCCGTCCACGCAGAGTTACCGGTTGCCAAGGCGCAAGCACTCCTTGTGCCGTTCATGAACGAGACGTCGTCACCATTTTATCCGGTGCGTGCCGTGTTGGAAATAGAGGACCCCGATTGGCTCGCGCGGCATCGTATCAATATGAGCGGCGGTGAAGGCGTATGGACAGGGACCGGTATTGAAGATGGGTTCGGAACGGCGTTTAAATATGTCGATACGCCTGCGTTTGAAGCCTTGCAGGATGAACCGATCGGACAGCGGCGCGAACGTATCGCGGGGCTACAAAATCGGTTTAATGCGCTCAAACGGCGCGGTATTGATGCTTATCTTTTCATGTACGTGACGGGCGAGCCGACAGAGGCACTGATCCGACAGCGTCCCGATGTCCTTGGACCCACAGTGCTTTACGGAGCGTCTCGGAATGAAGTATCTTATCGGCCGTTCTGTTGGTCCAAACCCGCGTTTCATACGCTCGCGCGGGAGTTGATACAGACGATCGTGCGCACCTACCCCACGCTTGCGGGTTTTCATCTGCGTTCTTGGGGGCATGAGACACGCGCATGCAATTGTCCTGACTGTGGTGATAGGACGGAACAGGGACAAGCAAAGCTTTGGCAAGTCTACTTTACGATTATCAACGCCGCACGAGAGGTGCGGCCGGACTTCAAATTTTATATCTCCGGGTATGACAGCAGTTGGCTCAAGGATGCTGCTGGCGTTTATGCAAGGCAGTTGCCGAAAGGAACCATTTTCTCGCGGAAGTGGGGCGCAGATGGCGAACCCGTCGCGAGTGCAGGCGTGCCGATCCCACAAGTCAGGGCACTCGGAGAAATCGGCCATCGCTTTATAGTTCTTTCCCATGAGGTGGAGGAGGTGATGCCGTTCTGGATGCTGGAGAGCGATCTGTTTGTGCAAGGTGTTCGGCAGCTTGCCAATAATCCAGAGGTCGCCGGGCTCGGTGGGTTTACTGTCCAAGGAGCGACGCAGGGGTTGGGGTACCTCGATCGGCTTGTCAGTGCGAGTCTCAATTGGGATATCAATCTTGACCATTATCAACTCCTCCGAAACGAGTTAATAGCCCGGTACGGTGCCGAAGCCGCTCCCCACATTCTAAACGCTTTGCGAGTAAACGGATGGAATATGGCAAGTTATTTCACAGATTATGCTGGATCCTTGACCGTTGGTGGCACCTACGGCAGCGGGTCAGCTGGACTCGCAACGCGATTCTGGACGTTGATTGGACCACGGGCTGTTGAAGATACGTTGGCTATCCCGGAACTGGACATCGCGAAACTCGCAGTGAACCGGTTTACCGCACTTTTGGCACCACAACAGCAGGCAGCAAACGAGATACGGGAAGCGAGCGAGATCTCGGAACCCTTTGATCTGGAAGCAACCGAGGATTTACGCGATGCCGTTCGTTTGATGGAACTATGGGTCCTGTTCTTTGAAAGTCGAGCCAAGTTGGTAGAAGCAATCGCACTCGGCTACGAGCCAGGGACGGAAGAGGCAATCCGCTCAAAAATCACAAGTGCGATAGAATTTTCAAAGTCCATACAACCACATATCAAGGGAATTGAAGAGTTTATTCCGCTTTTCGGATATTCGCATCGGACGATTGAAGCGGAGTTGTTGAGCACCTTAAACGCAGAAGTCGCTTGGTTAACGAGTTTCGATTATAAGACACTCCAGAAACACGACGAGGGTTTCTCACCAGAGGAAACACCTTTCCGAATTTGGGACGTTCACAACTATCCGAATCCTCTGAAGGAAGAAACAACGTTTACCTATCAGTTATCACTGGATGCAGATGAAGTCTCTATCACTATTTACGCTATATCCGGACGGGTTGTCAATGTCTTGAAGGAGGCTTCTGGAAACGAAGGCTACAACGAGTTTATGTGGGATGCACGAGACGCTGACGGTATATTGCTTGCCAATGGTGTCTATTTTTTCAGGATACGCGCTGTCGTTGGAGACCAGACAGCCCAGACCCTCGGACGCTTGGCAGTATTGCGATGA
- the tcmP gene encoding three-Cys-motif partner protein TcmP — MNTRGHRFGGDWTEQKLECVSKYLHSYTQIMKDRDFHFAYIDAFAGTGYRELKHSEDIEIPSFLAGSARKALEINPPFKEYVFIEENEDSYVELKNLADEFPNRNIECKNANANQYLTDLCQEREWRTSRALVFLDPYGMEVEWTTIELIAHTQAIDLWYLFPIGMGVSRLLKNNGKISMAHRRKLNRFFGTDDWFDKFYQLARQGSLFNDEDEVEKRDDILPEIEQYFLKRLESVFARVAENPLPLRNSKNSLMYLLCFAAGNPNAPNALKIAQEILEGVHDTAQQLLPI, encoded by the coding sequence ATGAACACTCGTGGACATAGATTTGGCGGGGATTGGACAGAACAAAAACTGGAATGTGTAAGCAAATATTTGCACTCCTACACACAAATTATGAAAGATAGAGACTTTCATTTCGCGTACATAGATGCTTTTGCCGGGACAGGATATCGTGAACTGAAACACAGTGAGGATATAGAGATCCCGAGTTTTTTGGCTGGTTCTGCACGGAAAGCCTTGGAAATAAACCCACCATTCAAAGAATATGTTTTTATTGAAGAAAATGAGGACAGCTATGTTGAGTTAAAAAATCTTGCCGATGAGTTTCCAAACCGCAATATTGAATGTAAAAACGCCAATGCGAATCAGTACTTAACAGATTTATGCCAAGAAAGAGAATGGCGAACCAGTAGAGCATTGGTGTTTCTTGACCCTTACGGTATGGAGGTTGAGTGGACAACGATTGAATTAATTGCTCACACCCAAGCTATTGACTTATGGTACCTTTTTCCAATTGGTATGGGAGTAAGCCGATTGCTGAAAAATAATGGGAAAATCTCTATGGCTCACCGTAGGAAACTTAACCGGTTCTTCGGTACAGATGATTGGTTTGACAAATTTTATCAATTGGCTCGACAGGGATCATTGTTCAACGATGAAGATGAAGTGGAAAAAAGAGACGATATTTTACCAGAAATTGAGCAATACTTCCTGAAGCGTTTAGAAAGTGTGTTTGCCAGGGTGGCCGAGAATCCCCTTCCTCTTCGCAATTCAAAAAATTCCTTAATGTACCTTCTTTGCTTTGCTGCTGGAAATCCAAATGCTCCAAATGCTCTCAAAATTGCACAAGAAATTTTAGAAGGCGTGCATGATACTGCCCAGCAGTTGCTCCCAATATAA
- a CDS encoding beta-lactamase family protein → MTTHETLEAKVDQLFAEWDRSDSPGAALAIVREGEVIYKRGYGMANLEYDIPITTRTIFDIASVSKQFAGFAIATLSHEGKLSLNDDIRTYLLDVPDFGNIITIRHLLHHISGLRDWVQSLVIAGDLMDDVISFTHILKMVRHQKALNFEPGAAFSYSNTGYNLLAEIVETVTGDSFRKWTDTHIFKPLGMTNSHFHDDYEMILKNRAYSYQSVENGGFKHAVNNTTALGSSSLYSTVEDLAKWILNFGDARIGGQTVIEQMHQRGVLNNGEQIDYAFGLNISEYRGLKTIGHSGSWRGFRSHLMRFPDQKFGVVILCNLDTFNPLRLAEKVADIYLADDLVPVEASESDKATEPDEGIKSEPLSPEQLTEFEGDYYTEELDTTYTIRVRGDGLVAQHRRHDDIVLTYVDGHFRGDSWFFPEIHFIRDDTGRVTGFRLTGNRVRNLHFEKKSD, encoded by the coding sequence ATGACAACTCACGAGACCCTTGAAGCAAAAGTCGATCAACTGTTTGCGGAATGGGACCGATCGGATTCCCCTGGTGCCGCCTTGGCGATTGTCAGAGAGGGTGAAGTCATCTATAAACGCGGATACGGGATGGCAAATCTGGAATATGACATCCCCATCACGACGAGGACAATTTTCGATATCGCTTCAGTGTCTAAACAATTCGCGGGGTTCGCTATTGCTACGTTATCGCATGAGGGAAAACTTTCGCTGAATGACGACATTCGAACGTATCTGCTCGATGTCCCTGATTTTGGCAACATAATCACAATTCGGCATCTCTTGCATCACATCAGCGGACTACGGGATTGGGTACAGTCCCTTGTTATCGCAGGGGATCTGATGGATGACGTGATTTCATTTACGCACATCTTAAAGATGGTCCGGCATCAGAAAGCGCTCAACTTCGAGCCTGGAGCGGCGTTTTCATACAGTAATACGGGTTACAATCTACTGGCAGAAATCGTCGAGACGGTAACAGGAGATTCATTCCGAAAGTGGACAGACACTCACATTTTCAAACCTCTCGGCATGACGAACTCTCACTTTCACGATGACTACGAAATGATTCTGAAGAACCGAGCGTATTCATATCAGAGTGTCGAAAACGGTGGATTTAAACATGCTGTCAATAATACGACTGCCCTCGGTTCAAGTTCTCTCTATTCAACTGTGGAAGATCTGGCGAAATGGATCCTGAATTTTGGTGACGCACGGATCGGTGGACAAACAGTTATTGAACAGATGCACCAGCGGGGCGTGCTTAATAACGGTGAGCAAATTGATTACGCTTTTGGGTTGAACATCAGTGAATATAGAGGGTTGAAGACGATTGGACACAGCGGATCATGGCGCGGATTTCGGAGTCATTTGATGCGTTTTCCGGATCAGAAATTTGGCGTTGTCATTTTATGCAATCTGGACACCTTTAATCCACTCAGATTGGCGGAAAAGGTCGCAGATATCTATCTTGCCGATGACCTTGTTCCCGTAGAGGCGTCCGAATCAGATAAAGCGACGGAGCCTGATGAAGGCATTAAATCTGAACCTCTATCACCAGAACAGTTGACAGAATTCGAAGGAGACTATTATACCGAAGAACTCGATACAACCTACACCATCCGTGTGCGCGGGGATGGGCTTGTGGCGCAACACAGGCGGCATGATGATATAGTGCTAACCTACGTCGACGGTCATTTCCGTGGAGATTCTTGGTTTTTTCCAGAGATTCATTTTATCCGAGACGATACCGGACGCGTTACAGGATTTAGATTGACAGGAAATCGAGTTAGAAATCTACATTTTGAGAAGAAGTCTGATTAA
- a CDS encoding amidohydrolase, giving the protein MAKTETSQQQQRPSVIDCDVHNTLASETVLYPYLSERWQKHHGMVGTTDRVGAYIPRAHPFGARYDAWTPSGHRPGSDLDFLRKQLLDAFNIEYGILNCLTPVCEMPNLAFAAAWASAVNDWQIEEWLEKEPRLRASIIVACDDAEFTTAEINRLADHPGFVQILLLARTMEPLGRRRYWKMYEAAVQHDLPIGIHFTGVGVGPITAVGRPSHYIEDHAGMTQAFQTQVTSLVCEGVFEQFPTLKVALIEGGFAWLPPLMWRLDRAWKKLHDEVPELTRLPSEYIREHFWITTQPIEEPPKQEYFDQLLAQLDLDDKLMFATDYPHWDFDSPDQALPKSLSPTLKRKIMAENARALYRL; this is encoded by the coding sequence ATGGCAAAAACAGAGACATCCCAACAACAGCAAAGACCATCAGTTATCGACTGTGATGTGCATAACACCCTTGCTTCCGAGACGGTGTTGTACCCCTATCTCTCCGAACGGTGGCAGAAACATCACGGCATGGTCGGGACAACCGACCGCGTCGGCGCGTATATCCCTCGGGCCCACCCCTTTGGTGCGAGATACGATGCATGGACACCCTCCGGACACCGCCCCGGCTCCGATCTCGATTTCCTACGGAAGCAGCTCCTGGACGCATTCAACATCGAATACGGCATCCTCAACTGTTTGACCCCTGTCTGTGAGATGCCCAATCTCGCATTCGCCGCTGCGTGGGCAAGTGCTGTGAACGATTGGCAAATCGAAGAGTGGCTTGAAAAAGAACCGAGACTCCGCGCCTCAATCATTGTTGCCTGCGACGACGCAGAGTTCACGACTGCTGAGATTAATCGGTTAGCAGACCATCCCGGATTCGTGCAAATACTGCTGCTCGCTCGCACAATGGAACCTTTAGGGCGACGGAGATACTGGAAGATGTATGAAGCCGCAGTCCAGCATGATCTTCCTATTGGTATCCATTTCACGGGTGTCGGCGTCGGACCGATTACTGCCGTCGGTAGACCTTCACACTACATTGAAGACCACGCCGGAATGACCCAGGCGTTTCAGACACAGGTAACCAGTCTCGTTTGCGAAGGGGTATTTGAACAATTCCCGACACTCAAGGTTGCTCTCATTGAGGGCGGTTTCGCCTGGCTACCCCCGTTGATGTGGCGACTCGACCGAGCATGGAAAAAACTACACGATGAGGTGCCTGAATTGACACGATTGCCTTCCGAGTACATCCGGGAACACTTCTGGATTACAACGCAGCCGATTGAAGAGCCACCCAAGCAGGAATACTTTGATCAGTTACTTGCGCAACTCGACTTAGATGATAAGTTAATGTTCGCAACCGACTATCCGCACTGGGACTTCGATTCTCCTGATCAAGCACTTCCGAAAAGTCTCTCACCAACGCTCAAACGCAAAATCATGGCGGAAAACGCTCGCGCCCTCTATCGACTTTAA
- a CDS encoding ABC transporter ATP-binding protein: MIHVSHLTKKYGATTAVDDISFNIQQGEIVGYLGPNGAGKSTTLKMLVGLLQPTSGEITVAGYNAETELLELKRRIGYVPEEAQLYEHLTLVEHLQLMGRLYEVEEALTAQKIKDLARLFDMEAQANQRISGFSQGMRQKCLIMSALLHNPDVLFLDEPFTNLDVTTVTLMKTVLQRLTELGKTILYCTHILEVAETLCPRIMIINAGKLIADAPVEELREETRQTALNEIFVQLTETTGIDEKTEEAIRIVMEGTADV; this comes from the coding sequence ATGATTCACGTTTCACATCTCACGAAAAAATATGGAGCGACTACGGCAGTTGACGACATTAGTTTCAACATTCAGCAAGGTGAAATCGTCGGTTATCTCGGTCCCAATGGAGCAGGAAAAAGTACAACCCTTAAAATGCTCGTCGGTTTACTTCAACCGACATCGGGTGAGATCACAGTGGCAGGATACAACGCCGAAACTGAACTGCTTGAACTCAAGCGGCGCATCGGATACGTTCCAGAAGAGGCGCAACTCTACGAACACCTCACCTTGGTAGAACATCTCCAATTAATGGGCAGACTCTATGAGGTGGAAGAGGCGTTAACCGCGCAGAAAATAAAAGACCTGGCGAGACTGTTCGACATGGAAGCACAGGCAAACCAAAGGATAAGCGGTTTTTCGCAAGGCATGCGCCAAAAGTGCCTCATTATGTCTGCCCTACTGCACAACCCCGATGTCCTCTTTTTAGATGAACCCTTTACCAATCTGGATGTAACGACCGTGACGCTCATGAAGACAGTGCTACAACGCTTAACCGAGTTGGGAAAAACGATCCTCTACTGCACACACATTCTTGAAGTCGCTGAGACCCTCTGTCCACGAATTATGATTATCAACGCTGGAAAACTCATCGCCGATGCGCCTGTGGAGGAACTGCGGGAAGAGACCCGTCAGACGGCACTCAACGAAATTTTCGTGCAGCTGACAGAAACAACAGGAATCGACGAGAAAACCGAGGAAGCCATTCGGATTGTAATGGAGGGCACCGCGGATGTTTGA